GtagttttaaaatattataatcagGGTCCGAAGTGCAAGTTCGTTCTACACTCAGCGACGACTCATTAGACACAGAGAGCAGTCTGATTCGAGACCTTTGACGACAGGCGTGGGTAGCCTCCTCGCATGCACTCAGAACATGTGGAAAACTTACTCCATTGAATGTGGAGGGTTGATTACTCACGATCAGCCCTTTTGAAAATGCTGAACTGGAAAACAGATTTAAAAGAAGGATATTGAAGAAAGCAGTGAGATTTAATTGTCGTTGTTTTGCAGCTCCTCGGACAATGAAtctaaaaagaagaagaagaaaaagaagaagaggtcTAAATCAGATGGGAAAGATAAGCGTGAGGTAGGGAATAGTTActttgatatgaaaaaaagaagaagaaaataaaaaagaaagcgagagagagagagagcgagagaaaaaaactagTACCAACTAGAAATTTGACCTTGGCACGAGAATCGGGTGCATGCAACATAtatttgtgtttttgtttGTGTTTTTCTGTTATACGAAACATAAGTCAACACAAGTAAACATTAAAGTAATCAAAATTTGCATTCTTTCTTGATTAGCATGGAAACTCATTACTtgtttattgcaaaaaaaagaagccaaaaaaaaacaaaaaacaaacaaggTTTAATCTTGATTTTGAAGTTAccaaatcattatttcaaagtgTAAATCTCAGTATTGTTTGTAATTATCAGCGCCATTTGACAGGAGGCATTCCCTGAGTGAGTACCTGATATGCCGCTACtcaatgtaataataattattcgtaaTCTACATTCGTATGAATTTACGACTGTTGTATGTTCACTTGTTTTGTGTCAAGCACCAACACTATAGTTCGAAGCTTCTGCCATAAAACATTGTTTATTCCttgttagaaaaaagaaaacaaaatattctCTCCGGATTATTTATCCTTTTTATGGACTCTATTCTGCAAATATCGATAGTCCAAacaagagggaaaaaaaaatgggaaattgaaagatGCGAATTGAAACCATTGAATTACTTGAGTagctatttcatttttatttttctttacctaTAGTTCTAACAGGATTAAGGGCGTTGCCTAGATCTTGAACGATTTAAGCTCGCGCAGATGCTCCATCATAGCCTTCtcgtttctttatttacaattgttcacaaacaatttctttgttttactTTTAAGATTATGTACGATTTTATGTTATGATTCTAcctgaatttaaaaatcatatCGGAGTCttagaaaaacaaagaaatcgcAACAATTGAATTATATTCTTTCCGCTTtaggggaagaaaaaattttttttaataatgttaCATCGAACCCACGACACAGATCCATTCGTCGTCTTCAAATTAGGATTACCACAAATTATGCGGCAAGTGATGTGGATAAAATAAATGCATTGAAACCCAATTTTTTGCACAAAGTACAGgttctttactttttattcGCCGATTCTAACAGACATGAGCATCATGTTTAGTTGTCGTACTCTAATGCGAAATACCATTTATGAAACGGTTTTGTTGAGCGCCGAATTCGAAAGATCGTTCGGTTTCTAACTAGGCAACATCCTTAATGTATagaaatatacataaaatatacaaacgTATGGGACGTGGACGAATTTCCTTACGTACGGCATGGAATAAACAGACTATATTATCACAATAAACAGATTATGAAATCTAACATTATTAAGTTGCaattcgaataaataaataatagtcGGTACTGGAGAATAAATATGACTGCATGATTGGTGTTCATTCCATTAATCTTAATTGACTCTTGATAATGGAGAACTATTTCTTTTTAGAAGAAGAAGTTAGCTGCGAAAAAGAAGCATCGGTCATCTGACAGCTCTACCGAAAGGTAAGCAATAGTCGTACGTAATACTATTTCCAAATAATTCTACGaaagtttgaaactttttataCGTCAAAATAATGCCTCGCGAAGTGATCTTGGATAACTTTTTTGTAAGAATAATGTAAACTTCTTACAATGCACGCCATGTTGTtcattaatcatttttacattGTTCGCAGCTCTCCAGAGCGCccaaaaaaatcttcaaaacaTGACAAAGTGGCGGAAACAATTCAAAAAGTAGACGAAGCTGAAAGTACTAGCAAAAGAACAGAATACTTGAGAAGAGAGTTGGAGGAACTTGAGAAACGGATAAAAGAGCGAGAACAGAGAGAGTTAGAAGCGCAAAATCAactgaaaaaggaaaaggcGGAAGAGAGAGTCAGGCGCAGGAGCCGTTCGACTTCTCCAAAGCAGAAGGAATCTAGAAACAAATCACCGAAGAGGCAAGATAGAATCGGAAGAGCTGGAACAAGGAACGAATcccctccacctccacctagGAGGCCCAGAGAATCACCTGCCAGGAGAGTCAGTTTAGAAAATCGTGACAAGTCACCGTTTGCGCAAAGAAACTCGCCCTTCCGTCGCAACAGGTCGCCGTCAAGGGGAAGAACAGAGCGACGTTCGCCAAGGAGACACTCGCGGCACAGACACGTGTCACCCTCGCCCAGAAGACAACGATTCTCAGGGTCCAGAAGACGACGTTCGATTTCAAGAAGCAGAAGTCCATCGAGGTACGAACGCTACAGTTCCAGGCGAAGACCGTCGCCACCCAGGCGTAGGAGGTCAGGATCTCGGTGGAGGTCAAGGTCGCCACGACGAGGCAAAGAGACAAGAGAGAAATCTAAGGATCACAAGAGTCGCAGCAAGTCGAGAAGCCGCTCCCGTCGATCCAGTCTAAGTTATTCTCCGGTGCGTAGGAACCCCGAACGTTATAAGGATATTTTAGAAGACAAAAAGAAGGAGCAGAAGAAGAACGacagtgaaaaacaaaagtcaCGCTCGATTTCACGGAATCGAAAAGTTCAAACCATCACTCCGAGGGTTAGTCTACGCTCTTCGAGCGAAGACGAAGGAGATCTAGCAGACGACGAGCCAAAGCAAGAGGACGAGGAGAGACAGAAGGAATTGAACACTTTGAAACAGTTGCAAACAGGCTTGGCTGCCAAAGCCAGAGAATCTTTAGGTAGAAAAGTAATCAGCCCGATCAAAGTAAAAGTCGAGAGGAAGGACGAGAACGTTTTTGACATCGCGCTACCGGAGGAACCGCCAAAATTAGGTCATAAAATTATCGGGCCTTTACAGGAAAGGTCTAAATCTTTTTCACCGGTACAACCTACCGATGCGATATCTCCAGCCACAAGTAGATCGCCATCGCCTGCTTTGCCCTTGACTAGAGCCGAAGCCGCTGTAAGACTGAGGTCGCCCACAGAATCTCCGCCTCCGCTGACGACACATTTCCTCCAAAGAGCAGTCAAGTCGAGATCAAAAAGTCCTGTCAAGAAGATAAACCGTTCACGTTCTGGATCAAGGTCCAGATCCCGATTGAGATCGAGATCTaaatctgttgaaaaatttgccaaGAATAGCCGATCGAGGTCGGTATCAAAGCACAGGAGTTCCAGGTCAAGTTCTACTTCCGTATCGCCGGTTAGAGTGCGGCGTAAATCGATATCCAACTCGCCTAGACAATCGAACAAAATTTCGCCAAAACCCGCGAAATCACCGCCTCAATCCAAGTCAGTGTCAAAGGGCAAATCTCTATCCAGATCGCCTTCGCGGATTTCAGACAAATCTAAGGACGTTTCGCCAAAAAATATGTCTATATCTCGTTCCACGACAAGATCGCCGGCTTGTTTCGTTTCTACGAAAATGTCTACCTCTCGATCGCCGTCGAGGTCTCCGATAAgattgcgaaaaatttcgccTAGAAACAAGTCGTATTCTAGATCGCGGTCAAGATCGTACTCCAGGTCACCATCCAGAGAGAAGGACCTGTCCAGGTCGCCCAGCAATCAATC
This region of Neodiprion fabricii isolate iyNeoFabr1 chromosome 7, iyNeoFabr1.1, whole genome shotgun sequence genomic DNA includes:
- the LOC124186887 gene encoding serine/arginine repetitive matrix protein 2 isoform X1, producing MYNGIGLQTPRGSGTNGHVQRNWAIVRKTKDKVSYKTEEELQKLDQLNKQPNKEILDHERKRKIEVKCAEFADILEDQGFTSEEVGEKIESYRSMLMGSDVQPSVPRDEFGRINVRETHQIAEAQQEKNAKLREAFGISEFFVEGSSLDPERHAREAEARAAANKVYEFVRTPSPDPIAATTVPEKKRKRKRSRSNSKKKKGKKHKRDRSESPKANKKKEKAKKKKKEKKHKKIEVSSSDSDSSSEDSDDSSSSDNESKKKKKKKKKRSKSDGKDKREKKKLAAKKKHRSSDSSTESSPERPKKSSKHDKVAETIQKVDEAESTSKRTEYLRRELEELEKRIKEREQRELEAQNQLKKEKAEERVRRRSRSTSPKQKESRNKSPKRQDRIGRAGTRNESPPPPPRRPRESPARRVSLENRDKSPFAQRNSPFRRNRSPSRGRTERRSPRRHSRHRHVSPSPRRQRFSGSRRRRSISRSRSPSRYERYSSRRRPSPPRRRRSGSRWRSRSPRRGKETREKSKDHKSRSKSRSRSRRSSLSYSPVRRNPERYKDILEDKKKEQKKNDSEKQKSRSISRNRKVQTITPRVSLRSSSEDEGDLADDEPKQEDEERQKELNTLKQLQTGLAAKARESLGRKVISPIKVKVERKDENVFDIALPEEPPKLGHKIIGPLQERSKSFSPVQPTDAISPATSRSPSPALPLTRAEAAVRLRSPTESPPPLTTHFLQRAVKSRSKSPVKKINRSRSGSRSRSRLRSRSKSVEKFAKNSRSRSVSKHRSSRSSSTSVSPVRVRRKSISNSPRQSNKISPKPAKSPPQSKSVSKGKSLSRSPSRISDKSKDVSPKNMSISRSTTRSPACFVSTKMSTSRSPSRSPIRLRKISPRNKSYSRSRSRSYSRSPSREKDLSRSPSNQSAVLRSSSRAKRSVSRSPQRSKKSVSPHLQKSKSRSRSLSKKSRSRSLSKKSLSRSRSVSRESRNKAKRSHSRSSSRSSNSSPRHSRRSYSSSSRSSSSGSSRSSHSSSSSSTSSRSRSPSIPRRHGSPSFLDRRRITSARKRPIPYHRPTPSPPSSPSSSESSRQSNWSSPHSSRSPTRSPSYSH
- the LOC124186887 gene encoding serine/arginine repetitive matrix protein 2 isoform X3; this translates as MYNGIGLQTPRGSGTNGHVQRNWAIVRKTKDKVSYKTEEELQKLDQLNKQPNKEILDHERKRKIEVKCAEFADILEDQGFTSEEVGEKIESYRSMLMGSDVQPSVPRDEFGRINVRETHQIAEAQQEKNAKLREAFGISEFFVEGSSLDPERHAREAEARAAANKVYEFVRTPSPDPIAATTVPEKKRKRKRSRSNSKKKKGKKHKRDRSESPKANKKKEKAKKKKKEKKHKKIEVSSSDSDSSSEDSDDSSSSDNESKKKKKKKKKRSKSDGKDKREKKKLAAKKKHRSSDSSTESSPERPKKSSKHDKVAETIQKVDEAESTSKRTEYLRRELEELEKRIKEREQRELEAQNQLKKEKAEERVRRRSRSTSPKQKESRNKSPKRQDRIGRAGTRNESPPPPPRRPRESPARRVSLENRDKSPFAQRNSPFRRNRSPSRGRTERRSPRRHSRHRHVSPSPRRQRFSGSRRRRSISRSRSPSRYERYSSRRRPSPPRRRRSGSRWRSRSPRRGKETREKSKDHKSRSKSRSRSRRSSLSYSPVRRNPERYKDILEDKKKEQKKNDSEKQKSRSISRNRKVQTITPRVSLRSSSEDEGDLADDEPKQEDEERQKELNTLKQLQTGLAAKARESLGRKVISPIKVKVERKDENVFDIALPEEPPKLGHKIIGPLQERSKSFSPVQPTDAISPATSRSPSPALPLTRAEAAVRLRSPTESPPPLTTHFLQRAVKSRSKSPVKKINRSRSGSRSRSRLRSRSKSVEKFAKNSRSRSVSKHRSSRSSSTSVSPVRVRRKSISNSPRQSNKISPKPAKSPPQSKSVSKGKSLSRSPSRISDKSKDVSPKNMSISRSTTRSPACFVSTKMSTSRSPSRSPIRLRKISPRNKSYSRSRSRSYSRSPSREKDLSRSPSNQSAVLRSSSRAKRSVSRSPQRSKKSVSPHLQKSKSRSRSLSKKSRSRSLSKKSLSRSRSVSRESRNKAKRSHSRSSSRSSNSSPRHSRRSYSSSSRSSSSGSSRSSHSSSSSSTSSRSRSPSIPRRHGSPSFLDRRRITRNRSRDKHRR
- the LOC124186887 gene encoding serine/arginine repetitive matrix protein 2 isoform X2, with amino-acid sequence MTMSSPFRVKTARGRGPADGRAFFERLWKGNFFLDRQKPLKRSRRRKLQAAKQITAAANRKAAQQRTKQHCCCCQRTLRDIQLHLLAERRSSVRSVVSVRETHQIAEAQQEKNAKLREAFGISEFFVEGSSLDPERHAREAEARAAANKVYEFVRTPSPDPIAATTVPEKKRKRKRSRSNSKKKKGKKHKRDRSESPKANKKKEKAKKKKKEKKHKKIEVSSSDSDSSSEDSDDSSSSDNESKKKKKKKKKRSKSDGKDKREKKKLAAKKKHRSSDSSTESSPERPKKSSKHDKVAETIQKVDEAESTSKRTEYLRRELEELEKRIKEREQRELEAQNQLKKEKAEERVRRRSRSTSPKQKESRNKSPKRQDRIGRAGTRNESPPPPPRRPRESPARRVSLENRDKSPFAQRNSPFRRNRSPSRGRTERRSPRRHSRHRHVSPSPRRQRFSGSRRRRSISRSRSPSRYERYSSRRRPSPPRRRRSGSRWRSRSPRRGKETREKSKDHKSRSKSRSRSRRSSLSYSPVRRNPERYKDILEDKKKEQKKNDSEKQKSRSISRNRKVQTITPRVSLRSSSEDEGDLADDEPKQEDEERQKELNTLKQLQTGLAAKARESLGRKVISPIKVKVERKDENVFDIALPEEPPKLGHKIIGPLQERSKSFSPVQPTDAISPATSRSPSPALPLTRAEAAVRLRSPTESPPPLTTHFLQRAVKSRSKSPVKKINRSRSGSRSRSRLRSRSKSVEKFAKNSRSRSVSKHRSSRSSSTSVSPVRVRRKSISNSPRQSNKISPKPAKSPPQSKSVSKGKSLSRSPSRISDKSKDVSPKNMSISRSTTRSPACFVSTKMSTSRSPSRSPIRLRKISPRNKSYSRSRSRSYSRSPSREKDLSRSPSNQSAVLRSSSRAKRSVSRSPQRSKKSVSPHLQKSKSRSRSLSKKSRSRSLSKKSLSRSRSVSRESRNKAKRSHSRSSSRSSNSSPRHSRRSYSSSSRSSSSGSSRSSHSSSSSSTSSRSRSPSIPRRHGSPSFLDRRRITSARKRPIPYHRPTPSPPSSPSSSESSRQSNWSSPHSSRSPTRSPSYSH
- the LOC124186887 gene encoding serine/arginine repetitive matrix protein 2 isoform X4 codes for the protein MMTVKLPKRVRETHQIAEAQQEKNAKLREAFGISEFFVEGSSLDPERHAREAEARAAANKVYEFVRTPSPDPIAATTVPEKKRKRKRSRSNSKKKKGKKHKRDRSESPKANKKKEKAKKKKKEKKHKKIEVSSSDSDSSSEDSDDSSSSDNESKKKKKKKKKRSKSDGKDKREKKKLAAKKKHRSSDSSTESSPERPKKSSKHDKVAETIQKVDEAESTSKRTEYLRRELEELEKRIKEREQRELEAQNQLKKEKAEERVRRRSRSTSPKQKESRNKSPKRQDRIGRAGTRNESPPPPPRRPRESPARRVSLENRDKSPFAQRNSPFRRNRSPSRGRTERRSPRRHSRHRHVSPSPRRQRFSGSRRRRSISRSRSPSRYERYSSRRRPSPPRRRRSGSRWRSRSPRRGKETREKSKDHKSRSKSRSRSRRSSLSYSPVRRNPERYKDILEDKKKEQKKNDSEKQKSRSISRNRKVQTITPRVSLRSSSEDEGDLADDEPKQEDEERQKELNTLKQLQTGLAAKARESLGRKVISPIKVKVERKDENVFDIALPEEPPKLGHKIIGPLQERSKSFSPVQPTDAISPATSRSPSPALPLTRAEAAVRLRSPTESPPPLTTHFLQRAVKSRSKSPVKKINRSRSGSRSRSRLRSRSKSVEKFAKNSRSRSVSKHRSSRSSSTSVSPVRVRRKSISNSPRQSNKISPKPAKSPPQSKSVSKGKSLSRSPSRISDKSKDVSPKNMSISRSTTRSPACFVSTKMSTSRSPSRSPIRLRKISPRNKSYSRSRSRSYSRSPSREKDLSRSPSNQSAVLRSSSRAKRSVSRSPQRSKKSVSPHLQKSKSRSRSLSKKSRSRSLSKKSLSRSRSVSRESRNKAKRSHSRSSSRSSNSSPRHSRRSYSSSSRSSSSGSSRSSHSSSSSSTSSRSRSPSIPRRHGSPSFLDRRRITSARKRPIPYHRPTPSPPSSPSSSESSRQSNWSSPHSSRSPTRSPSYSH